In Halobaculum limi, one DNA window encodes the following:
- a CDS encoding DASH family cryptochrome, giving the protein MTADTAVVWFRRDCRLHDNEALAEAVDADEVLPVYAFDPREYGERAFGGRDSFRFEKTGPYRTRFRREAITDLRERLRDRGSDLIVRHEKPEVVVPAVAKAVDADIVHFQTLPTPEEVAVENTVRKQLRGLGVTPSRHWTHTLYHLNDLPVEYTEIADTYTSFRKTVENRATVREPLPSPDDALPSAPVDAVGAGAIPTNEDLGVEDATYDDRGVLTFEGGESAGLNRLDRYLFEEDRLREYKQTRNGMLGQGFSSKFSVWLNEGCLSPRRVRREVKRYERERVSNDSTYWLVFELLWRDFFQFQFAKHGSAFFTREGIRGRDDIDWREDDEQFRRWADGETGIPFVDAAMRELNETGYQSNRARQNAASFLANNLRIDWRRGAAYFETQLVDYDPASNYGNWAYIAGVGNDSRDRYFNILKQASKYDSAGEYVTRWLPELADVPADAVHEPWTLTEAEQAEYSVQLGLDYPEPMIDLEESYRKLR; this is encoded by the coding sequence ATGACAGCCGACACCGCCGTCGTCTGGTTCCGGCGCGACTGCAGACTCCACGACAACGAGGCGCTCGCGGAAGCCGTCGACGCCGACGAGGTGCTCCCCGTCTACGCGTTCGACCCTCGCGAGTACGGCGAGCGTGCGTTCGGCGGCCGCGACTCCTTCCGCTTCGAGAAGACTGGGCCGTACCGCACCCGATTCCGGCGGGAGGCGATCACCGACCTTCGTGAGCGACTCCGCGACCGCGGGAGCGACCTCATCGTTCGCCACGAGAAGCCCGAAGTCGTCGTCCCGGCGGTCGCGAAGGCCGTCGACGCAGACATCGTTCACTTCCAGACGCTCCCGACGCCCGAAGAGGTCGCCGTCGAGAACACCGTTCGCAAGCAACTGCGCGGCCTCGGCGTCACGCCCTCGCGCCACTGGACGCACACGCTGTATCACCTGAACGATCTGCCAGTGGAGTACACCGAGATAGCGGACACATACACCAGTTTCCGCAAGACCGTCGAGAACCGCGCGACCGTTCGGGAACCTCTTCCAAGTCCCGACGACGCGTTGCCGTCGGCCCCCGTCGACGCCGTCGGCGCGGGAGCGATTCCCACGAACGAAGACCTGGGCGTCGAGGACGCGACCTACGACGACCGCGGGGTACTCACGTTCGAGGGCGGTGAGTCCGCGGGACTGAACCGTCTCGACCGCTACCTCTTCGAGGAAGACCGCCTCCGCGAGTACAAGCAGACGCGGAACGGGATGCTCGGTCAGGGCTTCTCCTCGAAGTTCTCTGTGTGGCTCAACGAGGGCTGTCTCTCCCCGAGACGAGTGCGCCGGGAGGTGAAACGGTACGAACGCGAGCGTGTCTCGAACGACTCGACGTACTGGCTGGTGTTCGAGTTGCTCTGGCGGGACTTCTTCCAGTTCCAGTTCGCCAAACACGGGTCGGCGTTCTTCACGCGCGAGGGCATCCGCGGCCGCGACGACATCGACTGGCGCGAGGACGACGAGCAGTTCCGCCGATGGGCCGACGGGGAGACGGGGATTCCGTTCGTCGACGCCGCGATGCGGGAACTCAACGAGACGGGGTATCAGAGCAACCGGGCGCGGCAGAACGCGGCGTCGTTCCTCGCGAACAACCTCCGCATCGACTGGCGGAGAGGGGCGGCGTACTTCGAGACGCAGTTGGTCGACTACGACCCCGCCTCCAACTACGGCAACTGGGCGTACATCGCGGGCGTCGGTAACGACAGCCGCGACCGCTACTTCAACATCCTCAAGCAGGCGAGCAAGTACGACTCCGCCGGCGAGTACGTGACACGCTGGCTTCCGGAACTCGCGGACGTGCCGGCGGACGCAGTTCACGAGCCGTGGACGCTCACCGAAGCAGAACAAGCGGAGTACAGCGTCCAACTCGGCCTCGACTATCCGGAACCGATGATCGATCTAGAGGAGAGTTACCGAAAACTGCGGTGA
- the fen gene encoding flap endonuclease-1, which translates to MGNADLRDIAHIEDVAFEDVSGVVAVDAHNWLYRYLTTTVKFTSDHRYTTDTGEEVANLIGIVQGLPKFFDNDLTPVFVFDGGVTDLKDDEVAKRREAREKAEQRKQEAEERGDAVEAARLEARTQRLTDTIHETSRELLRRLDVPVVEAPAEGEAQCAYMNRIGDVDYTGSEDYDTLLFGGPYTLRQLTSKGNPELMGLNETLADHDITYEQLVDVAMLCGTDFNEGVTGIGPKTALKLVREHGDLFGVLDARGAHIDFADRIREFFFEPPVTDDYDYDTTISPDVDAARAYVVDEWEVDPDEVDRGFQRIEERFTQTGLDEWT; encoded by the coding sequence ATGGGAAACGCGGACCTCCGAGACATCGCACACATCGAGGACGTCGCCTTCGAGGACGTCTCGGGCGTCGTCGCGGTGGACGCACACAACTGGCTGTACCGCTACCTCACGACGACGGTGAAGTTCACCAGCGACCACCGCTACACGACCGACACGGGCGAAGAGGTGGCAAACCTCATCGGCATCGTCCAGGGGTTGCCGAAGTTCTTCGACAACGACCTGACGCCGGTGTTCGTCTTCGACGGCGGCGTCACCGACCTGAAAGACGACGAGGTGGCGAAGCGTCGCGAGGCCCGCGAGAAGGCCGAACAGCGCAAGCAGGAGGCCGAAGAGCGCGGTGACGCCGTCGAGGCCGCACGACTAGAAGCGCGGACCCAACGACTCACCGACACTATTCACGAGACGTCGCGGGAACTCCTCCGCCGTCTCGACGTACCCGTCGTTGAGGCACCCGCCGAGGGCGAGGCCCAGTGTGCGTACATGAACCGCATCGGCGATGTCGACTACACCGGCAGCGAGGACTACGACACGCTCCTATTCGGCGGGCCGTACACGCTCCGGCAACTCACCTCGAAGGGCAACCCCGAGTTGATGGGGCTGAACGAGACGCTGGCCGACCACGACATCACCTACGAGCAACTGGTCGACGTGGCGATGCTGTGCGGGACGGACTTCAACGAGGGTGTCACCGGCATCGGCCCGAAGACGGCGCTGAAACTCGTGCGCGAACACGGCGACCTGTTCGGCGTCCTCGACGCCCGCGGCGCACACATCGACTTCGCCGACCGCATCCGCGAGTTCTTCTTCGAACCGCCGGTCACCGACGACTACGACTACGATACGACCATCTCGCCGGACGTCGACGCCGCCCGGGCGTACGTCGTCGACGAGTGGGAGGTCGACCCCGACGAAGTCGACCGAGGCTTCCAGCGGATCGAAGAGCGGTTCACCCAGACCGGCCTCGACGAGTGGACTTGA
- a CDS encoding GNAT family N-acetyltransferase: MPGTLIRRGDRVTLRTLEREDLEFVQRASTEPSIRHPLGSVVRNREDVETAYEGDDDQRLLVCLDGPDAGPRPDACNPDADPTPGTTRPIGLVTVGAVDWKRPELSFWLVPGVHGEGYGTESVGLAVDYTFQTRAVPAVAAGAYAFNDASRALLESLGFECEGRLRRHSFTDGAWHDLLKYGLLREEWDGRDA, encoded by the coding sequence ATGCCGGGCACGTTGATCCGTCGTGGCGACCGTGTCACCCTCCGGACCCTCGAACGTGAGGACCTCGAATTCGTTCAGCGGGCATCGACGGAGCCGTCGATCCGACATCCGCTCGGCAGCGTCGTGCGGAACCGTGAGGACGTCGAAACCGCCTACGAAGGGGACGACGACCAGCGATTGCTCGTCTGTCTCGACGGCCCCGACGCGGGCCCGCGTCCCGACGCCTGCAACCCGGACGCCGATCCAACCCCCGGAACGACGCGGCCCATCGGCCTCGTCACCGTCGGCGCGGTGGACTGGAAGCGCCCGGAACTGAGCTTTTGGCTCGTCCCCGGGGTACACGGTGAGGGATACGGGACGGAGTCGGTGGGCCTCGCCGTCGACTACACGTTTCAGACGCGGGCAGTTCCGGCGGTTGCGGCGGGCGCGTACGCCTTCAACGACGCCTCCCGTGCGCTGCTGGAATCGCTCGGGTTCGAGTGCGAGGGTCGCCTCCGCCGACACAGTTTCACTGACGGCGCGTGGCACGACCTGCTGAAGTACGGCTTGCTTCGCGAGGAGTGGGACGGGCGTGATGCGTGA
- a CDS encoding GNAT family N-acetyltransferase: protein MEFRLLGWPDDDVVLRLDHREYAYAGKFAMSSTGKAVALDPGQSFTLPANPKREYVAPVGVVAFSPDRTDSDTLWLRYVTVRRNRRGEGIGTDLCAFVVARAADRGYDRARIAVNNAYSYEALHKAGFAWTGRETGIAELVLERPTARPATVDADRYREGLATIADRDDVGPEERAFTRRKRERGPPPVVRQLGRDE, encoded by the coding sequence GTGGAGTTTCGACTGCTCGGCTGGCCCGACGACGACGTCGTCCTCCGTCTCGACCACCGCGAGTACGCCTACGCGGGCAAGTTCGCGATGTCGAGCACCGGCAAGGCCGTCGCGCTCGACCCCGGACAGTCGTTCACTCTCCCCGCGAACCCGAAACGGGAGTACGTCGCTCCGGTCGGCGTCGTCGCGTTCAGTCCCGACCGGACGGACTCGGACACGTTGTGGCTCCGGTACGTCACCGTCCGCCGGAACCGTCGTGGCGAGGGGATCGGAACCGACCTCTGTGCGTTCGTCGTCGCGCGAGCGGCCGACCGGGGCTACGACCGCGCTCGCATCGCCGTCAACAACGCGTACAGTTACGAGGCGCTGCACAAGGCGGGGTTCGCGTGGACCGGTCGCGAGACGGGCATCGCGGAGTTGGTCTTAGAACGACCGACCGCCCGACCAGCGACGGTCGACGCCGACCGCTACCGCGAGGGCCTCGCGACCATCGCCGACCGCGACGACGTCGGCCCGGAGGAACGCGCGTTCACGCGACGAAAACGTGAGCGTGGGCCACCACCGGTCGTCAGGCAACTGGGTCGAGACGAATAG
- a CDS encoding class I SAM-dependent methyltransferase: MFGHGDVGFFDRIAPLYDVVMPRAKPEDLRAGIAFAHRPVETVLDVGGGTGRASRTLRELGIEATVVDFSPGMLRRAHDDGISAVRGDAGRLPVPDGVVDAVVITDALHHFPDPAGALGEAARVIAPGGVVVIREFDPTTARGRLLEGVESVARMDSQFFAAETLAGLLTEAGLRGTVVDPGFGYTVAGVKPTTAATPNAGDAAGATDTERGH; the protein is encoded by the coding sequence ATGTTCGGACACGGCGACGTGGGCTTTTTCGACCGCATCGCCCCGCTGTACGACGTGGTTATGCCACGCGCGAAGCCCGAGGACCTCCGCGCGGGCATCGCGTTCGCACACCGACCCGTCGAGACGGTCCTCGACGTCGGCGGTGGGACCGGCCGCGCGAGTCGGACGCTTCGCGAACTGGGCATCGAGGCGACCGTCGTCGACTTCTCGCCGGGGATGCTCCGCCGAGCGCACGACGACGGCATCTCTGCCGTCCGTGGCGACGCCGGGCGGCTTCCCGTCCCCGACGGCGTGGTCGATGCGGTCGTCATCACCGACGCACTCCACCACTTCCCCGACCCTGCGGGCGCACTCGGAGAGGCCGCCCGCGTCATCGCGCCGGGCGGTGTCGTCGTGATTCGCGAGTTCGACCCGACGACTGCGCGGGGGCGACTCCTCGAAGGCGTCGAATCGGTCGCGAGGATGGACTCGCAGTTCTTCGCGGCCGAGACGCTGGCGGGACTGCTCACCGAGGCGGGGCTTCGCGGCACCGTCGTCGACCCCGGTTTTGGCTACACGGTCGCCGGAGTCAAGCCGACGACGGCCGCAACACCGAACGCCGGCGACGCGGCGGGCGCGACGGACACGGAACGCGGGCATTAA
- a CDS encoding DUF3054 domain-containing protein — MATDSGTDSFLANRIDAAALPLAVGDVLVIIAFIYAGTLQHGTVGFPPAGVGGIINLLAVAAPFLLGWAIAAPLIGAYSAGAVESAKASVPLAVRSWIPAAVIGLLLRATPFVDGGVAVTFAVVMLVVGSVSLAVWRYVAGRFI, encoded by the coding sequence ATGGCAACTGATTCGGGTACGGACTCGTTTCTCGCGAACCGAATCGACGCGGCCGCGCTTCCGCTCGCGGTCGGCGACGTACTGGTGATCATCGCGTTCATCTACGCCGGCACGCTCCAGCACGGCACCGTCGGCTTCCCGCCCGCCGGCGTGGGCGGCATCATCAACCTGCTCGCGGTCGCCGCGCCGTTCCTGCTCGGCTGGGCGATTGCCGCCCCGCTCATCGGCGCGTACTCCGCCGGGGCCGTCGAGTCGGCGAAGGCGTCTGTTCCGCTGGCCGTTCGCTCGTGGATTCCGGCTGCCGTCATCGGCCTCCTCCTCCGGGCGACACCGTTCGTCGACGGCGGCGTCGCCGTCACCTTCGCGGTCGTGATGCTCGTCGTCGGATCTGTCTCGCTGGCCGTCTGGCGCTACGTCGCCGGGCGGTTCATCTGA
- a CDS encoding TIGR04282 family arsenosugar biosynthesis glycosyltransferase, whose protein sequence is MTVVAVLADPPRSGLVLPDLVETTPLSAEQAADLYAATLRDTFRAVERSGGDLLVNFRPDDLLPEEFVTDTASEAELRSLAAETLDDVSEARFEQQVGSTFSARAGNTSTHLLREEGVDSVAVTRGTAPLLTRPVIDSAAMKLRQNQTVLGPSTRGRTYYAGFTAPVDYEDAFEGPELETLVARAGDAGHSVEFLPMHVGVETAADLRDLLPVVWGRIDAERVVPEHTATFVHDHGLRVRGGEIVVDG, encoded by the coding sequence ATGACCGTCGTCGCCGTCCTCGCCGACCCGCCACGCTCCGGACTCGTGCTCCCAGACCTCGTCGAGACGACGCCGCTATCCGCCGAGCAGGCGGCGGACCTGTACGCGGCCACGCTCCGGGACACGTTCCGCGCCGTCGAACGCTCCGGCGGCGACCTCCTCGTGAACTTCCGGCCGGACGACCTCCTGCCCGAGGAGTTCGTCACCGACACCGCCAGCGAGGCGGAACTGCGGAGCCTCGCGGCCGAGACGCTCGACGATGTCTCCGAGGCCCGCTTCGAACAGCAGGTGGGATCGACGTTCTCCGCACGCGCGGGTAACACTTCGACCCACCTCCTGCGCGAGGAGGGCGTCGACTCCGTGGCCGTCACGCGCGGCACCGCGCCGTTGCTCACCCGGCCAGTCATCGATTCGGCGGCGATGAAACTCCGACAGAACCAGACCGTCCTCGGGCCGTCGACGCGCGGGCGAACCTACTACGCGGGCTTTACCGCGCCCGTCGACTACGAAGACGCCTTCGAGGGGCCGGAACTGGAGACGCTCGTCGCCCGCGCGGGCGACGCCGGCCACAGCGTCGAGTTCCTCCCGATGCACGTCGGCGTGGAGACGGCCGCCGACCTGCGAGACCTGCTCCCGGTCGTGTGGGGTCGTATCGACGCCGAACGCGTCGTCCCCGAACACACGGCGACGTTCGTCCACGACCACGGCCTCCGCGTGCGCGGCGGGGAAATCGTGGTCGACGGCTGA
- a CDS encoding uracil-DNA glycosylase, translated as MDTDCQHCPALVDCRERIVHGYGDAEAEVLVLGEAPTAGAERTGVPFTGDEYGERIQRVLGDLGLSRSPPDAEEPDLQNVYTTYLTRCRHPERSPTKEEERNCEPFLNAEVRMINPELIVPVGQRPLQALALEYTTRAPDSFDATAEHATTVRGRGFELLPMKDVETLTDDDADAFVDHVLENVFSRDYRQTKGRRSR; from the coding sequence ATGGACACCGACTGCCAACACTGCCCTGCGCTCGTCGACTGTCGCGAGCGTATCGTCCACGGCTACGGCGACGCGGAGGCGGAAGTGCTGGTCCTCGGTGAAGCGCCGACCGCGGGCGCCGAGCGTACGGGCGTCCCCTTCACTGGCGACGAGTATGGCGAACGCATCCAGCGTGTGCTCGGTGACCTCGGCTTATCGCGGTCACCACCCGACGCGGAGGAACCAGACCTCCAGAACGTCTACACCACCTATCTCACGCGGTGTCGCCACCCCGAACGCTCGCCCACCAAGGAGGAGGAGCGCAACTGCGAGCCGTTCCTCAACGCGGAGGTACGAATGATCAACCCCGAACTCATCGTCCCGGTCGGTCAGCGACCCCTCCAAGCACTCGCGCTGGAGTACACCACCCGCGCGCCCGACTCCTTCGACGCGACGGCCGAACACGCGACGACGGTTCGCGGGCGAGGGTTCGAACTGCTCCCGATGAAAGACGTAGAGACGCTCACCGACGACGACGCGGACGCGTTCGTCGACCACGTACTGGAGAACGTCTTCTCGCGGGATTACCGGCAGACGAAGGGTCGGCGGAGCCGATAA
- the gatE gene encoding Glu-tRNA(Gln) amidotransferase subunit GatE: MTDRSFDPEELGLVAGLEIHQQLDTATKLFCNSPTTLREPEDAERTITRYLHPTKSELGEIDEAALEESQVDRTFEYLAYDTTCLVEEDDEPPHEIDEEALAVAMQIADLLDMNVVDQAHVMRKIVIDGSNTSGFQRSTLLAQEGAIQTDDGPVGIEDLMLEEESAKRVEETDDGVRYSLDRLGIPLVEIGTKPDISSPAQAQEAAERIGMLLRSTGKVKRGLGTIRQDVNVSIAEGARVEIKGVQALDQISEIVETEVRRQKELVDIAAELETRDAAVGDPTNVTDVFADTDSGVIAGALDSGGVVRAVRLDGFDGLVGREIAPDRRLGTELSDHAKRHGAGGVFHTDELPAYGVTAEEVTALREAVDAGDDDAVVLVADDGETAELAIDAAADRAAVAIEGVPEETRGANDDGTTRYLRPLPGAARLYPETDVPPVEPDPSEVETPELLTEKVERYQEEYSLDAGLAEQVAYGRRMPLFESVVADGVDPTFAATTLESTLTELRRDDVPVESLTDDHLVATFTLVESGELAKEGVNDVLTVLADKPDLTAEEAVEEAGLAGVDEEEVREAVVEVVERNADQVETQGMGAFSGLMGEAMGALRGKADGEIVSDVLREEIQKRA; the protein is encoded by the coding sequence ATGACCGACCGTTCGTTCGATCCCGAGGAGTTGGGTCTCGTCGCCGGCCTCGAGATCCACCAGCAACTCGACACGGCGACGAAACTGTTCTGTAACTCGCCGACGACGCTTCGCGAACCCGAGGACGCCGAGCGGACCATCACTCGCTATCTCCATCCGACGAAGTCCGAACTCGGCGAGATCGACGAGGCTGCGCTCGAAGAGTCACAGGTCGACCGCACCTTCGAGTACCTCGCGTACGACACCACCTGTCTCGTCGAGGAGGACGACGAACCCCCCCACGAGATCGACGAGGAGGCACTCGCGGTCGCGATGCAGATCGCCGACCTCCTCGATATGAACGTCGTCGACCAGGCGCACGTGATGCGGAAGATCGTCATCGACGGCTCGAACACCTCTGGCTTCCAGCGGTCGACGCTGCTCGCACAGGAGGGTGCGATCCAGACTGACGACGGCCCGGTCGGCATCGAGGACCTGATGCTCGAAGAGGAGTCGGCCAAGCGGGTCGAAGAGACCGACGACGGCGTGCGCTACTCGCTGGACCGCCTGGGCATCCCCCTCGTGGAAATCGGAACGAAGCCGGACATCTCCTCGCCCGCACAGGCACAGGAGGCCGCCGAGCGCATCGGGATGCTCCTGCGGTCGACGGGGAAAGTGAAACGCGGCCTCGGAACCATCCGCCAGGACGTGAACGTCTCCATCGCGGAGGGCGCACGCGTCGAGATCAAAGGCGTGCAGGCGCTCGATCAGATCTCGGAGATCGTCGAGACAGAGGTGCGGCGACAGAAGGAACTGGTCGACATCGCGGCCGAACTGGAGACCCGTGACGCGGCCGTGGGCGACCCGACGAACGTGACGGACGTGTTCGCCGACACTGACTCCGGCGTCATCGCGGGCGCACTCGACTCGGGTGGCGTCGTCCGCGCGGTTCGTCTCGACGGCTTTGACGGCCTCGTCGGCCGTGAGATCGCACCGGACCGCCGCCTCGGCACGGAACTGTCCGACCACGCCAAACGGCACGGCGCGGGCGGTGTCTTCCACACGGACGAACTCCCGGCGTACGGGGTCACGGCCGAGGAGGTCACAGCGCTCCGGGAGGCAGTCGACGCCGGTGACGACGATGCGGTCGTCCTCGTCGCCGACGACGGGGAGACTGCGGAGTTGGCCATCGACGCGGCCGCCGACCGTGCCGCGGTCGCCATCGAGGGCGTCCCCGAGGAGACGCGCGGTGCAAATGACGACGGGACGACGCGCTACCTCCGCCCGCTTCCCGGCGCCGCGCGCCTGTACCCCGAGACTGACGTACCGCCGGTCGAACCCGACCCCAGCGAGGTCGAGACGCCCGAACTGCTCACCGAGAAGGTCGAGCGCTACCAGGAGGAGTACAGCCTCGACGCCGGCCTCGCCGAGCAGGTAGCGTACGGCCGCCGGATGCCACTGTTCGAGTCGGTCGTCGCCGACGGCGTCGACCCAACGTTCGCGGCGACGACGCTGGAGTCGACGCTGACGGAACTGCGTCGCGACGACGTGCCCGTCGAGTCGCTGACTGACGACCACCTCGTGGCGACGTTCACGCTCGTCGAGTCGGGCGAGTTGGCGAAGGAGGGGGTCAACGACGTGCTCACCGTCCTCGCAGACAAGCCCGACCTCACCGCCGAGGAGGCCGTCGAGGAGGCTGGACTCGCCGGCGTCGACGAGGAGGAGGTTCGCGAGGCCGTCGTCGAGGTGGTCGAGCGCAACGCCGACCAAGTCGAAACCCAGGGGATGGGCGCGTTCTCCGGCCTGATGGGCGAGGCGATGGGCGCGCTCCGCGGGAAGGCCGACGGCGAAATCGTCAGCGACGTGCTCCGCGAAGAGATTCAGAAGCGCGCGTAA
- a CDS encoding HVO_2901 family zinc finger protein, producing the protein MPQLTARATGRDLLRCRRCGAEFPEGQATEDGWHYACPTEDCQATGIGEGLKRVE; encoded by the coding sequence ATGCCTCAGCTCACCGCGCGAGCGACCGGTCGAGATCTTCTGCGCTGCCGACGATGCGGCGCGGAGTTCCCGGAGGGACAGGCGACAGAAGACGGCTGGCACTACGCGTGCCCGACTGAAGACTGTCAGGCCACCGGTATCGGTGAAGGGCTGAAACGCGTCGAGTAA
- a CDS encoding AsnC family transcriptional regulator — protein sequence MRDLDETDMQILRLLADDGRRPYSEIGQAVDLSAPAVSDRVSRLQEVGVIRRFTIDVDRSTLRAGTPVLLRFNLSPGGTDEVREALRASEAVEHVFTTAESDLLAYARIEGEAVGEWVASVVGADAVDDYTVELVADVDWTPSVRATEFALECAECGNSVTSEGTTSRVGGTLYHFCCPTCETQFTERYERLEEAS from the coding sequence ATGCGTGACCTCGACGAGACGGATATGCAGATACTCCGGTTACTGGCCGACGACGGGCGGCGGCCGTACAGCGAGATTGGGCAAGCGGTCGATCTGTCGGCGCCTGCGGTCTCCGACCGTGTCTCACGCCTGCAGGAGGTGGGTGTGATTCGTCGGTTCACCATCGACGTCGACCGCTCCACCCTCCGTGCGGGGACCCCCGTGTTGCTCCGATTCAACCTCTCGCCCGGCGGGACCGACGAGGTTCGTGAGGCGTTGCGTGCGAGCGAGGCCGTCGAACACGTCTTCACGACCGCCGAGAGCGACCTCCTCGCGTACGCCCGCATCGAGGGCGAGGCGGTCGGCGAGTGGGTGGCGAGCGTCGTCGGCGCTGACGCGGTCGACGACTACACGGTCGAACTCGTCGCCGACGTCGACTGGACGCCGAGCGTCCGCGCGACCGAGTTCGCGCTGGAGTGTGCCGAGTGCGGCAACAGCGTCACCAGCGAGGGGACGACGAGCAGGGTCGGTGGGACGCTGTATCACTTCTGTTGTCCGACCTGCGAGACGCAGTTTACCGAACGGTACGAACGGTTGGAAGAAGCGAGTTAG
- a CDS encoding class II fumarate hydratase — MSDNNEEFRVESDSLGDMQVPADAYWGAQTQRAVENFPISGVTFGRRFVRALGVVKKAAAQANRDLGHVEEDTAAAIIEAADEVIAGDHDDQFPVDVFQTGSGTSSNMNANEVIANRAAEITGAEVGDRVIHPNDHVNFGQSSNDVIPTAMHVAALEAVEKDLMPALEQLHAALEEKEAEFDGVVKTGRTHLQDATPVRLGQEFGGYRAQVQKGIKRVGDVRYHLRELALGGTAVGTGLNTDPKFPELAAEYISEETNTQFREADNHFEAQAAHDAMSEAHGALRTVAGSLNKIANDLRLLASGPRNGLGEIEQPENQPGSSIMPGKINPVVAEAVNQVHKQVVGNDAAVSAGAAEGQIDLNLYKPVLAHNFLQSAAMLANASEVFGERFVAKLEANEAYAAERVEQSMALATALNPAIGYDKASEVAKTALKEGKTVREVVLEKGYLTEAEADEVLDPEAMTHRGILGEE; from the coding sequence ATGAGCGACAACAACGAGGAGTTCCGCGTCGAATCGGACAGTCTCGGGGATATGCAGGTTCCAGCCGACGCCTACTGGGGCGCACAGACCCAGCGGGCCGTCGAGAACTTCCCCATCAGCGGCGTCACGTTCGGCCGCCGCTTCGTCCGTGCCCTGGGCGTCGTCAAGAAGGCCGCCGCGCAGGCCAACCGAGACCTGGGTCACGTAGAGGAGGACACCGCCGCCGCGATCATCGAGGCGGCCGACGAGGTCATCGCGGGCGACCACGACGACCAGTTCCCCGTCGATGTGTTCCAGACGGGGTCGGGCACCTCCTCGAACATGAACGCCAACGAGGTCATCGCCAACCGCGCCGCCGAGATCACCGGCGCGGAGGTCGGTGACCGCGTCATCCACCCGAACGACCACGTCAACTTCGGACAGTCGAGCAACGACGTGATCCCGACGGCGATGCACGTCGCCGCGCTCGAGGCCGTCGAGAAGGACCTAATGCCTGCGCTGGAGCAACTCCACGCCGCCTTAGAGGAGAAGGAGGCGGAGTTCGACGGCGTCGTCAAGACGGGTCGCACGCACCTGCAGGACGCGACGCCCGTTCGACTCGGCCAGGAGTTCGGCGGCTACCGCGCACAGGTCCAGAAAGGGATCAAGCGCGTCGGCGACGTCCGCTACCACCTCCGCGAACTCGCACTCGGCGGCACGGCGGTCGGGACGGGGCTGAACACCGACCCCAAGTTCCCCGAACTCGCGGCAGAGTACATCTCCGAGGAGACGAACACGCAGTTCCGCGAGGCGGACAACCACTTCGAGGCGCAGGCCGCCCACGACGCGATGTCGGAGGCACACGGCGCGCTCCGCACCGTCGCGGGCAGTCTCAACAAGATCGCCAACGACCTCCGCCTGCTCGCGTCCGGCCCGCGAAACGGTCTCGGTGAGATCGAGCAACCAGAGAACCAGCCCGGCAGTTCGATTATGCCTGGCAAGATCAACCCCGTCGTCGCCGAGGCGGTCAACCAGGTCCACAAGCAGGTCGTCGGCAACGACGCCGCCGTGTCTGCGGGTGCTGCAGAGGGGCAGATCGACCTCAACCTCTACAAGCCCGTCCTCGCGCACAACTTCCTCCAGTCGGCAGCGATGCTCGCGAACGCCAGCGAGGTGTTCGGCGAGCGCTTCGTCGCGAAACTGGAGGCGAACGAGGCGTACGCCGCCGAACGCGTCGAGCAGTCGATGGCGCTGGCGACGGCGCTCAACCCGGCTATCGGCTACGACAAGGCCAGCGAAGTCGCCAAGACCGCGCTCAAGGAGGGGAAGACCGTCCGCGAGGTCGTCCTCGAGAAGGGGTACCTCACCGAGGCGGAGGCCGACGAGGTCCTCGATCCGGAGGCGATGACCCACCGCGGCATCCTCGGCGAGGAGTAA